One genomic window of Ottowia oryzae includes the following:
- a CDS encoding DUF72 domain-containing protein: MATRRRSGQAHIGIGGWSFEGWRGGAFYPPGLRASQELPYASQHLSGLEINSTFYTTPKPETWARWAAEVPPGFVFSVKAHRMATLRRELASGAESVTHFFASGITQLGAHLGPIVWQLRPTYAFNASDVELFLALLPDEVDGLRLRHVLEPRHPSFACADYLALARAYGVATVATDSTDFPNVFDPTAGFIYARLMRSQADCATGYTQPDLAQWAERVRTWQQGGLPADLPLIDADGARQLGRARRDVFVQFISGAKARNPAAAQALIGLLDGAG, translated from the coding sequence ATGGCCACGCGCCGCCGCTCTGGCCAAGCCCACATCGGTATCGGCGGCTGGAGCTTTGAAGGCTGGCGCGGTGGCGCTTTCTACCCGCCCGGGCTGCGCGCGTCGCAAGAGTTGCCCTACGCCAGCCAGCACCTGAGCGGGCTGGAAATCAATTCCACTTTCTACACCACGCCCAAGCCCGAAACCTGGGCGCGCTGGGCCGCCGAAGTGCCGCCCGGCTTCGTCTTTTCGGTGAAGGCGCACCGCATGGCCACGCTGCGGCGCGAGCTGGCGTCGGGCGCCGAATCGGTGACGCATTTCTTCGCCTCGGGCATCACCCAACTGGGCGCGCACCTGGGGCCGATCGTCTGGCAGCTGCGGCCCACCTACGCCTTCAACGCCAGCGATGTCGAGCTGTTCTTGGCGCTGCTGCCCGACGAGGTGGACGGCCTGCGCCTGCGCCACGTGCTGGAGCCGCGCCACCCCAGCTTCGCGTGCGCCGACTACCTGGCGCTGGCGCGCGCCTACGGCGTGGCCACGGTGGCCACCGATTCGACCGACTTCCCCAATGTGTTCGACCCCACGGCGGGCTTCATCTACGCCCGCCTGATGCGCAGCCAGGCCGACTGCGCCACCGGCTATACGCAGCCGGATCTGGCGCAGTGGGCCGAGCGCGTGCGCACCTGGCAGCAGGGCGGGCTGCCCGCCGACCTGCCGCTGATCGACGCAGATGGCGCGCGCCAGCTGGGCCGCGCGCGGCGCGATGTGTTCGTGCAGTTCATCAGCGGCGCGAAGGCGCGCAACCCGGCGGCCGCGCAGGCGCTGATCGGCTTGCTGGACGGCGCGGGCTGA
- a CDS encoding DUF1439 domain-containing protein — MSTRPISRQAALRLLTGAGLAALLPLGACAAGGNAANGMRSITLSQAKLNELLAKRFPYTRNFSGLADLSLQSPRLRLLPQTNRLGTAVDMVVSERLTGSRYTGGLDLDYGLRFDEQEGAIRMADVKVNRIDVDQVPPAQRELLSRYGPRAAETLLSNVVLYRIPDEYLSMARNLGWAVNALRVQPEGLRIEVGPQGAR; from the coding sequence ATGTCTACCCGACCCATTTCCCGCCAGGCCGCACTGCGCCTGCTGACGGGCGCCGGCCTGGCGGCGCTGCTGCCGCTGGGCGCGTGCGCTGCAGGCGGCAACGCCGCCAACGGGATGCGCAGCATCACCTTGTCGCAGGCCAAACTGAATGAGTTGCTGGCCAAGCGCTTTCCGTACACGCGCAATTTTTCGGGCTTGGCGGATCTGTCCTTGCAGTCGCCGCGCCTGCGGCTGCTGCCGCAGACCAACCGCCTGGGCACGGCGGTGGACATGGTGGTGTCCGAACGCCTGACCGGCAGCCGCTACACGGGCGGGCTGGATCTGGATTACGGCCTGCGCTTTGACGAGCAAGAAGGCGCGATCCGCATGGCCGACGTGAAGGTCAACCGCATCGACGTCGATCAGGTGCCGCCCGCGCAACGCGAACTGCTGTCGCGCTATGGGCCGCGCGCAGCGGAGACGCTGTTGTCCAACGTGGTGCTGTACCGCATCCCGGACGAATACCTGAGCATGGCGCGCAACCTGGGCTGGGCAGTGAACGCGCTGCGCGTGCAGCCCGAGGGCCTGCGCATCGAGGTGGGCCCGCAGGGTGCTCGCTAA
- a CDS encoding 6,7-dimethyl-8-ribityllumazine synthase: MNQPVSLTSSSLPAAPAALPVAWIAASWHADVVARAYEGFTAEWARLPAQGAAPAPVQHFTVPGAFEIPLFAQRLARSGRFAAVVACALVVDGGIYRHDFVAPAVVDALMRVQLDSGVPVFSVVLTPKDYHEHATHRDFFSRHFVEKGAEAARACHQTLAVHAELDAAADAAVGLTTA; the protein is encoded by the coding sequence ATGAATCAGCCTGTGTCTTTGACTTCCTCCTCTTTGCCTGCGGCGCCCGCCGCCTTGCCGGTGGCGTGGATCGCCGCCAGCTGGCACGCCGACGTGGTGGCACGCGCCTATGAAGGCTTCACCGCCGAATGGGCGCGCCTGCCCGCGCAGGGCGCCGCGCCTGCGCCGGTGCAGCATTTCACCGTGCCGGGCGCGTTTGAAATTCCGCTGTTTGCCCAGCGCCTGGCGCGCAGCGGCCGCTTTGCCGCCGTGGTGGCCTGCGCGCTGGTGGTGGACGGCGGCATTTACCGCCACGACTTCGTCGCCCCCGCCGTGGTCGACGCGCTGATGCGCGTGCAGCTGGATTCGGGCGTGCCCGTGTTTTCGGTGGTGCTCACGCCCAAGGACTACCACGAGCACGCCACGCACCGCGATTTCTTCAGCCGCCACTTCGTCGAAAAAGGCGCCGAAGCCGCCCGAGCCTGCCACCAGACCCTGGCGGTGCATGCCGAGCTGGACGCGGCGGCCGATGCGGCTGTCGGCCTGACCACGGCGTAA
- a CDS encoding glutathione S-transferase N-terminal domain-containing protein translates to MRTLQDFPILSKWPARHPDRLQLYSLPTPNGVKVSIMLEETGLPYEAHRVSFDTQDQLSPEFLSLNPNNKIPAILDPHGPGGQPLALFESGAILVYLADKTGQLMPQDPARRYETLQWLMFQMGGVGPMFGQLGFFHKFAGKAYEDKRPLGRYVAESERLLGVLNGHLKGKRWVMGDDYSIADIAIFPWVRNLIGFYEARDLVHYDQFTEVDRVLQAFVARPAVQRGLEIPRAA, encoded by the coding sequence ATGCGCACGCTCCAAGACTTCCCGATCCTTAGCAAATGGCCGGCCCGGCACCCCGACCGGCTGCAGCTGTATTCGCTGCCCACGCCCAACGGCGTGAAGGTATCCATCATGCTGGAAGAGACCGGCCTGCCGTACGAGGCGCACCGCGTCAGCTTCGACACGCAGGACCAGCTTTCGCCCGAATTCCTGTCGCTCAACCCCAACAACAAGATTCCGGCCATCCTCGACCCTCATGGCCCGGGCGGCCAGCCGCTGGCGCTGTTTGAATCGGGCGCCATCCTGGTCTATCTGGCCGACAAGACCGGCCAGCTGATGCCGCAAGACCCCGCGCGGCGCTACGAAACGCTGCAGTGGCTGATGTTCCAGATGGGCGGCGTCGGCCCCATGTTCGGGCAGCTGGGCTTCTTTCACAAGTTCGCCGGCAAGGCCTATGAAGACAAGCGACCGCTGGGCCGCTATGTGGCCGAAAGCGAGCGCCTGCTGGGCGTGCTGAACGGCCACCTGAAAGGCAAGCGCTGGGTGATGGGCGACGACTACAGCATCGCCGACATCGCCATCTTCCCGTGGGTGCGCAACCTGATCGGCTTTTACGAGGCGCGCGATCTGGTGCACTACGACCAGTTCACCGAAGTCGACCGCGTGCTGCAAGCCTTCGTCGCGCGCCCTGCGGTGCAGCGCGGGCTGGAAATACCGCGCGCTGCCTGA